The Vitis vinifera cultivar Pinot Noir 40024 chromosome 1, ASM3070453v1 DNA segment ATGCGGAGATCAGAAAGCCCACATAGTTGTTCAGGAATATTTCCGGTCAGCATGTTGCCTCGTAGGCGTAGCTGCTTCAGTGATGACATTCTTTCTCCGATCCATTTGGGTATCTCACCTGAAAACCTGTTATTTCCAAGATCAAGGGAGTACAGACTGCAGTTTTGTAAGCTTGGAGAGAGTTCCCCAGAAAGATTGTTGTCGCCCAGTTTCAAAAAGTAAATTACATGGATTGAACATATGGAACTTGGAATCTCGCCATACAGTCTGTTCTTGGATAGATCAATGATGCCAAGCATTTCCATATCATTCCAATGATTGGGAATCTTTCCAGATAAATGGTTATTTGAGAGATCAATAATCCTCAAATTCTTCAGGTTAGTTAATGATGATGGGATGGTCCCATTCAACAAGTTCCCCGAAACAACCAGGACTCTCAAACTTGATAATTCCCCAATATTGGAGGGAACTGGACCTGAAAATAAATTGTTCCCCAAAACAAGATACGTCAAATTATACCAAAGTGGGAGTGGACCCTCTAAGCGGTTGAAACTTAAATCTGCCATACTCCATCCATGCGATGTGTTGAAGGATAAGGGACTGGGAGGTTTTCCCCTCAATTGGTTCCTGGAAAGATCTAACCACCCAAGCTGTCGAGACAACTTCCAAAGCCATTCTGGTATAGTGTCTGAAATCCCAACATTACGGAGGATTATTCGGTAAAGTTCCTTCTGAGTTCCGAGCCAGGAAGGGAATGTTTGAGACAGTATGCAGTTGCCGATTCTGATAACCTTGAGACTGAAAGGAGGAATCCAGTCACTTGTAATATCGAAAACCAGAGAGTTGTTTGTAGCCGGTGATAAGTATGAGGAGAAATATTCCAGTTTTATAAGACCCATGAAGTGAATTTCGGATACCCTCCCCTTCCAAGGATTCCAATCAAGTGTTAAGCTAAGGAGCTCTTTCAGTTGTCCTATACTTTCTGGGATGGTCCCATTCATTCCGTTGTGAGAGAGGTCCAATTCCTCCAACAACAACAGCCTTCCAATGGATGCTGGAATTGAACCCGAGATTGAGTTGTCCCTAAGATCAAGATATCTTAAGTGGTCAAGGTTTCCTATTGAATCAGGGATCAGGCCGCTCAATTCATTGTTAGACAAATCCAGgtaattcaaatatttcaagtcaAGCAAGGAATCACTTATCTGGCCAATTAAACGCAAGGGAAATGCTGCTTCATCGGATTGATAAGGGTTTTTGAGGTCTAGCTTTATAACATGTCCTGTCTCATTATTGCAATCCACGCCTCGCCATTTGCAACAATCTCCACCAACCCAAGAAGAAAGCCGACCTGAAGGATCTTCCAGACCACCTTTGAATTTAAGAAGGGCTTTCCGCTCCATCTCAATGCAAACCACGTCCCTATCACCATCAGTGGAATTGATCACAAGGGCTTCAAGTAAGAAAAATTCGAGAAATAAAGGAAGCAAAAGAAGGACAAGAAATGGGATGAAGGTTTTCCTGGTCGCCATTGTTAATGCTCTACAAAGATAGATCACAGCAAAGACAGTATTTCTTTATAGGTAGATACCATTAGAGTCTTTTGTTGGATTTATTTAATAGTAAGTCTTCATATAAACCAGCTCAAAAAATTAAGGAGCAAAGACCTTTCGGCCATATATGGGCCAACCTCGTCTA contains these protein-coding regions:
- the LOC100242491 gene encoding receptor-like protein 46, which produces MATRKTFIPFLVLLLLPLFLEFFLLEALVINSTDGDRDVVCIEMERKALLKFKGGLEDPSGRLSSWVGGDCCKWRGVDCNNETGHVIKLDLKNPYQSDEAAFPLRLIGQISDSLLDLKYLNYLDLSNNELSGLIPDSIGNLDHLRYLDLRDNSISGSIPASIGRLLLLEELDLSHNGMNGTIPESIGQLKELLSLTLDWNPWKGRVSEIHFMGLIKLEYFSSYLSPATNNSLVFDITSDWIPPFSLKVIRIGNCILSQTFPSWLGTQKELYRIILRNVGISDTIPEWLWKLSRQLGWLDLSRNQLRGKPPSPLSFNTSHGWSMADLSFNRLEGPLPLWYNLTYLVLGNNLFSGPVPSNIGELSSLRVLVVSGNLLNGTIPSSLTNLKNLRIIDLSNNHLSGKIPNHWNDMEMLGIIDLSKNRLYGEIPSSICSIHVIYFLKLGDNNLSGELSPSLQNCSLYSLDLGNNRFSGEIPKWIGERMSSLKQLRLRGNMLTGNIPEQLCGLSDLRILDLALNNLSGSIPPCLGHLSAMNHVTLLGPSPDYLYTDYYYYREGMELVVKGKEMEFERILSIVKLIDLSRNNLSGVIPHGIANLSTLGTLNLSWNQLTGKIPEDIGAMQGLETLDFSSNRLSGPIPLSMASITSLSHLNLSHNLLSGPIPTTNQFPTFDDPSMYEGNLGLCGLPLSTQCSTPNEDHKDEKEDHDDGWETLWFFTSMGLGFPVGFWAVCGTLALKKSWRHAYFRFVGEAKDRMYVFIAVNVARFQRKMKRNGGAHG